The sequence below is a genomic window from Candidatus Poribacteria bacterium.
TGCTGAATTCAACTTCGTACGCTTCGCCGTTTGAAAGGATTTCAACAACCGTGCCGATGTCTCCACGCTTGAGATTGTGCTGCGGGACATCCTGTGTGAGCGCGACGACATCCAGAAGTTTGATTTTGCCTTTTTTTCTCAGCTCTCGATTGTGTTCAGACAAGTTATCTATGTTTGAGGTGTTGTCGGAAGATTTGTTTTTCATGGTTTATCCTGATACGTTTCATACATCAATTTTTACTTCTTCAAATCCACTTACGGTTTGATCCGATGCTTCCTGATTGCCGAACTCTAAGATGTCAGAGGCTTTTATTGCCTCAGCCTCACTTTCAGTTCGGAGAGACACTTCCGGCGTTTCATTTGCGTCTATCAAACGTTATCCGCAGGGTGTCCTTTTTAGGATTTGGCTGTGTTTTCAGCATCAACTTCGGGTTTAAGAATCAAGCCTCCCTTTTCGTCCTTTATGAAATTTCCGTGCTTATCCGTGAGAAAATCTCGTTTTTCTTGTCGCTTTATGTCTTCACATAGTGCACGTAAATCATACTGAAAAGAAGCAGCCCACTCGTCACGAATCCGATGAATTTCTTCAATAATCGGGTCTTTCAACATTTCAAGAAACCTCCCATAGGAGTTCTAACGGTGTGCAAATAGTTGTAGGCGTATAGCCTGCGGTTTCGCATACCTTGTGTATTAAAGGTAGTTTGTTTGTGTTCGCTATATGTTTAAAATTCCATGTCGCGAGATATTCTACACCATTAATAGCCGCGATAGCAATATGTAGTGCGTCTGTCTTTGCCCTTAAGGGGACCGCTCCTGCATCAACTAGACGCTCCGCAAGAGAGGACATCTCCTCAAGTGATGTTTCTAATAACGTGATTGAATTTAACACTTTGAGGCGTTGTTGTGCTGCGTCCGTGTTCCACGGCTGATCTCCTGTCTAACAATAGTAGAAGAAACAAGTTCAAATTTCCGATCCACAACGTTATCCCACCAATAGCGAGTTATTTGTTGACACATAGAGATAATAAAATCCCGGCTTGCTCTTGAAGTAAGATAACTAATGACAGAAGTTTCTATGTAAAGACGGGGTTTAAGTTTCATAAATTCGTTTCGACTACTCACTGCGGTGTTGGATCTATGCGATATAGGTCTGTGTTATCTGTTTTTTTCAGGACTTACGCAAAATTGGGGTCAGAACGCCTATTTTGATATGGTGAAGGCACTTTCTAACAGGGTTCGGTGCGGTTGGAAACCGCACCTACCAGGGGAGTGCGTAAGTCCTATTTTTGTTTCAGAAATAAAAACAAGTATAGCATTAATCAGAGTGGGTTTCAATTGAAAAATGCGCGGTTGAAAGGGTGGAGGGTGTTATGCCAAAAAGCGGTGGTAGATGAGGGTTGTGAGTATTTTGTAGCCTGCTTTGAGGGTACCGGTGAGGGTGCCGGTGATTTTGGAGGTGCCGATGCGTTTTCGATAACGAACCGGAACCTCGCAGACAGGAATTGACTGTTTCGCGGCTTTGAGTTGCATCTCTACTGTCCAGCCGAAGGTTTTGTCTTGCATGTTCAGGGCGAGGAGTTGTGGGTATCGGATCGCTCGGAAGGGTCCTAAGTCTGTATAGCGGATGCCAAAGAACCGGTGTATTAAGAGACACGCAAGCCAATTGCCGAATCGGGCTTGGGGTAATAACGCTTCTCGTGCGTTGTCTGCCTTCCTTGCGCCGATGACGAACGCGGCACTGCCTTCAAAGATGGGTTGGAGCAGCTTTGGCATGTCTGTGGGATAATCGCTATAGTCGCCATCGAGAAAAACGACGATGTCGGGTGTTGTCTCCGCGAGTGCCGTGATACCTGCCAAACAGGCAGCCCCGTAGCCTCTCTTCGGTTCGTTGATAATCCGTGCTCCATGTTGCTCTGCGATTGCAGCGGTGTTATCCGTAGAGCCGTTGTCAACAACGATAATCTCTTGGACTCTCCCACCTGTGTGTCCGTCAGAGGCGTACACCGTTTTCGGTATATCGGCGATAACTTTGGCGATGGCGTTTTCTTCGTTGAGTGCTGGAATGACGACTGATATTTTCATGGATGAGAAAGGAGAGGAATGATGGAAGACTGGAAGTATCGCCTTCTTCCATCATTCCATGCTTCCGTTTGCCTTGCTGCTGTGCCTAAGGACGTGCTGTTTATAGTCTTGCAGCGGGTTCCTGCACTGTGTCGAGCAGCCGTTGGACGACGGTATCGGAATCGACACCCTCTGCCTCGGCGTGGAAGTTGGTTAAGATTCGATGTCGTAGGACTGCCGGTGCGACGGATTTGACATCTTCACAAGAGGCGTTGTATCTGCCGCGTAGAATCGCTCGGGCTTTCGCCCCTAAGATGAGATACTGCCCCGCGCGAGGTCCTGCCCCCCATCGTATCCATTCCTTAATGAAATCGGGAGCGTCTTCCATTTTTGGACGCGTTGCGCGTGCGATTTTCACGGCGTATTGTACGACGTTATCGGCGGCGGGTACACGCCTCACAATATTATGGAGTGCTACGATAGTGTGCCCGGAGAGTGTCGTTTCAAGATCAGGGATCTCCGCCCCAGTTGTTGTCGAAACGATGTCTGTCTCCTCAGCTTCTGTCGGATAGTCGATAACAATTTTGAACATAAACCGATCCAACTGTGCTTCGGGGAGTGGATATGTACCCTCTTGCTCAATCGGATTCTGTGTTGCAAGCACGAAGAAGGGCCGTTCCAATTCAAATTCGTTGCCGCCGGCGGTGACGTGATATTCCTGCATCGCTTCCAGAAGTGCGGCTTGTGTTTTCGGGGGGGTCCTGTTAATCTCGTCGGCGAGGAGGATGTTGGCGAAGATGGGTCCCTGAATAAACCGAATCGTGCGATGCCCAGTTGTCCGATCTTCTTCGAGGACATCGGTGCCAGTGATGTCAGCAGGCATCAGATCCGGCGTGAATTGGATTCGCTTGAATTTGAGGTTCAGGATTTGCGCCAAAGTCCGAATCATGAGCGTTTTGGCGAGACCTGGCACGCCTTCTAATAGACAATGCCCCCCGGCAAAAAGTGCCATCAACATCTGATTAATGACTTCCTCTTGCCCGACTATAATCTTTTTCAGTTGTGCCAAAATGAGTTCTTGGCTTTTCATCAACTCTTCTATGGCTTGAACTTCTTCTGTTGCTGGCATTTTTTTAGCTATGTCCTCCTGGACTGCCCTCTTTACGGGCTGGGTAACCCAGCCCCTACAGTTTCGGGCAGGTTCTCGGTTAGTAACTGACTGCTGACGGCTATTGTGTTAATATAAATCGTTTTGTGCCTCGATTTGAAGCGGCTCTGACAATCTCTTTGAGATGTTCGATATCCCCTGGTGTTACAGTGGGTGACAGGAAACGGACGATCTGATGCATCTCGGCTTTGCGTTTGGATTGCGTATAACGGAGTTGAATCTCAGCGATCTCGTTTTTCAGGGTCTGCTCTTCAGGGACAGTATCTATCCTAAAGGGTGTCTCTGTGCTGACGCTGACTTTATCTTCAAGTGATAACGCCTTGCCGATAACAGCCGAATACATTCGATTTTCCTCGCTCAACAGTTCCGCATACGGGTGTTTCGCGAGGGGGAGTTCAAGAACGAATTGGCTACCGATGGCATATAAATATCCTTCACACGTCCACGTAACTTCAACTTTCAATTCCTTTTCGAGTTGGAAAAGTTTGGAAGATTTGAATTCAATTATTTTGGCGCGGTCGTCCAATTCTAATTCTTTGTGCATGAATTCAGCCCGCTTTTCGTTCGTGTCAAGACTGGCGAGTTGACTCCGCAATTTTATGTTGAAGCTGCCAGTGACTGTTAATTCTTGGCGAACGGTGACGCTCATGTCTTCCTTGACGTGTACATCGGTATGAAGGCGTTTCAGATTCGCTGTCGCGTCTAAGGAGGGACTCTTCTGGAAAAGATAAAGGTTGTTCTGTAGGTCCTGCGCGTTTTTAGATGCGAGGTCCTCTGAAGTATCTATTTTATTTTCAGTTAGAAACTGTGGGTTGATGATGAGCGTCCATCTATCTTGGTCACCAGCCGGAAAATCCCCGAAAGCACAGGTTTCCGATGTTGGGTCGAGCCAGATAAGTTCATCGTCTTTGTTCCCTTCAACTGCGAGAATCATGTGATTGAAATAGGCTAAGGACGGAACCGCCTTGACTTCCGAACCGCCGTCTGGCAGGTGGGCATTAATACCGCGTGTGTCTCCAGCGGAGATGAGGACAGGATAGGAGTTAATGCCTGCAGATGTGAGCATTGTGGACAGAAGTGTTGTTTTGTCCTTACAGTCGCCTCTGCCGTCTTTCAGCACGAGGTTAGCTGGACGGGGTTTAATCGCCCAAATTCCGAGTTCATAACCGAGATATTGGATGTTGGTTGCGACGTATTCATAGAGTCTTTTCACCTTCTCTTGTCGTGTCCAAGCCCCTTTAAGGAGTTGTTCTGTCTTTTTGGCAATTTCTGGCGTGAGGGTATCCTGTTCTCGAATCAGGGTTGCGTACCACGTCACGAGTTTGTCCCAAGAATCGATTGAGGAGATGCTGATGCTATAAGCGAGGTCTTGCGGGGCAGGCATC
It includes:
- a CDS encoding MoxR family ATPase, with amino-acid sequence MPATEEVQAIEELMKSQELILAQLKKIIVGQEEVINQMLMALFAGGHCLLEGVPGLAKTLMIRTLAQILNLKFKRIQFTPDLMPADITGTDVLEEDRTTGHRTIRFIQGPIFANILLADEINRTPPKTQAALLEAMQEYHVTAGGNEFELERPFFVLATQNPIEQEGTYPLPEAQLDRFMFKIVIDYPTEAEETDIVSTTTGAEIPDLETTLSGHTIVALHNIVRRVPAADNVVQYAVKIARATRPKMEDAPDFIKEWIRWGAGPRAGQYLILGAKARAILRGRYNASCEDVKSVAPAVLRHRILTNFHAEAEGVDSDTVVQRLLDTVQEPAARL
- a CDS encoding glycosyltransferase family 2 protein, with protein sequence MKISVVIPALNEENAIAKVIADIPKTVYASDGHTGGRVQEIIVVDNGSTDNTAAIAEQHGARIINEPKRGYGAACLAGITALAETTPDIVVFLDGDYSDYPTDMPKLLQPIFEGSAAFVIGARKADNAREALLPQARFGNWLACLLIHRFFGIRYTDLGPFRAIRYPQLLALNMQDKTFGWTVEMQLKAAKQSIPVCEVPVRYRKRIGTSKITGTLTGTLKAGYKILTTLIYHRFLA